The Synechocystis sp. PCC 7509 genome includes a window with the following:
- the deoC gene encoding deoxyribose-phosphate aldolase, with amino-acid sequence MAADYPDIDIAPLIDHTLLNPLATPEQIEKLCQEADRYQFAAVCVYPCYVRFAAELLQRKNPKICTVIGFPSGANTSATKLYEAREAVENGATELDVVINLGWLRMGKTEEVHREIAQICDETGVTVKAILETTLLTEAEKRLAAELCMDAGVTFLKTSTGWNGGATVADVKLLYELAKERVGIKASGGIIKIEQALDLVVAGATRLGTSRGVDLLRQRDTVEKD; translated from the coding sequence ATGGCGGCAGATTATCCAGATATCGATATTGCTCCTTTAATCGATCACACTCTGTTAAATCCCTTGGCGACTCCAGAGCAAATAGAAAAACTTTGCCAAGAAGCTGATAGATATCAGTTTGCGGCGGTTTGCGTATATCCCTGTTATGTGCGTTTTGCTGCCGAATTACTCCAAAGGAAGAATCCTAAAATATGTACCGTAATCGGCTTTCCTAGTGGTGCAAATACTTCTGCTACTAAGCTCTACGAAGCGCGAGAAGCTGTAGAAAACGGCGCGACGGAACTAGATGTAGTAATCAATTTAGGTTGGTTAAGAATGGGCAAAACTGAAGAAGTACACCGAGAAATTGCCCAAATCTGCGACGAAACAGGAGTCACGGTTAAGGCAATATTAGAAACTACCCTGCTGACAGAGGCAGAAAAGCGCCTTGCTGCGGAACTATGTATGGATGCAGGTGTAACATTTCTGAAAACAAGTACAGGCTGGAATGGGGGAGCAACAGTAGCAGATGTGAAATTACTTTACGAATTAGCAAAAGAGCGAGTAGGAATCAAAGCATCTGGCGGGATTATCAAAATTGAGCAAGCTTTGGATTTGGTGGTAGCTGGCGCAACTCGTTTAGGAACGTCTCGCGGTGTGGATTTACTGCGTCAACGCGATACTGTGGAGAAAGACTAA
- the recO gene encoding DNA repair protein RecO, with product MSRTYKATGINLKSMPLGEADRLVTVLTQEYGLIRAVAPGARKQNSSLGGRSGLFVVNELLIAKGRSLDKITQAETITTYPRLSRDLGKLAACQYMAEIVMCQALSEQPQNELFCLLNEHLKRLEQLPSNSEFLILAYLSQAVFHLLSLAGITPQVQQCQLTQKTIIPEKSDRNFEQVGFSIAAGGIISLEAWKTLQAQNKAVIYRTEPVTTTLVKEIGTNYQTNQPLPKLNARFSSNELALMQQLADTELSQVEQSNPSWLSIEKILRQYVEYHFDRPIRSAALIDSYFALICAPKV from the coding sequence ATGAGTCGAACCTATAAAGCTACTGGAATTAATCTTAAAAGTATGCCCCTAGGTGAAGCCGATCGCCTGGTTACAGTTTTGACGCAAGAATATGGCTTGATTCGCGCCGTAGCACCCGGAGCGCGTAAACAAAATTCTAGCTTGGGCGGTAGAAGTGGTTTGTTTGTGGTGAACGAGTTATTGATTGCTAAAGGGCGATCGCTCGATAAAATTACTCAAGCAGAAACTATTACAACTTACCCCCGTCTTAGCCGCGATTTGGGTAAACTAGCCGCTTGTCAATACATGGCAGAAATCGTTATGTGTCAAGCTTTGAGCGAACAACCGCAAAATGAATTGTTTTGTTTACTTAACGAACATCTTAAACGTTTGGAGCAATTGCCTAGCAATTCGGAGTTTTTAATCTTGGCTTATCTGAGTCAAGCAGTTTTTCATTTGCTCTCTTTAGCGGGAATCACCCCCCAAGTGCAGCAATGTCAATTGACACAAAAAACAATTATTCCTGAAAAGAGCGATCGCAACTTTGAGCAAGTAGGTTTTAGTATCGCCGCCGGAGGCATAATTAGTTTAGAGGCGTGGAAAACTTTACAAGCCCAAAACAAAGCTGTGATTTACCGCACCGAGCCAGTTACAACGACTTTGGTAAAAGAAATTGGGACAAATTACCAGACAAACCAACCACTACCAAAACTAAATGCTCGTTTTAGCAGCAACGAACTTGCTTTAATGCAGCAACTAGCCGATACCGAGCTAAGTCAAGTAGAACAATCTAATCCTAGCTGGCTATCTATTGAAAAGATTTTACGTCAATACGTTGAGT